The Bacteroides sp. AN502(2024) DNA segment TCCTCACCGATAAAGTGCGGCTTCACAAAAGCTTCATCCTCTGATTCCAGCTCTACCTCCGCCACTATAAGTCCTTCATTCTCACCATAAAACTCATCAACTTCAAAGACATGCCTGCCACTACGCACCAAGTAACGGATCTTGTCAATGATTCCCGGTTCACAAAGTTTCATCAATTCTTCCGCTTCCGATAAGGGCAGTTCCTTTTCCCATTCATAGCGGCTGGTACCGGAAGCATTAGAGGCTCCCTTTATTGTCAGATAACCTTTATCATCCCGTATACGAACCCGAACAGTACGCCCGCGAGCACTGCTGATATACCCCTGCACAATGTGACTTTGCGCAAAAGCCGAAGATTTGAATTCACCGATAACTAAAAATTTACGTTCTATCTCTTGTGCCATGCCACCCAAGTGATTAAGTACCTACCAAACGGAACATTACCAAACAAAAAGTTCACCACAGATTACGCAGATTAACACAGACCGGCTTCGATATTCATCCTATTCATAGCCAAACAATCTAAGTTAATCGTGTAATTTGTGGTGAACTTATCAGCCGAAAAAGGAGAATGCAATCAACATTATCAGTGCCAAAATAATTAATGAGACGAACACTATTTTGACTACCTTCTGGGCTTGCTCTTCCTCTTTCTTACTAATCGCTACTTTTTTCTTACCCTTACCCATAATAGTTAGCTTTAAAGTTCAACGCAAACAAAGTAAAGACAAATCTTCTAACTTTCCAAAAATAACACTTGCTAATTTTATTTTTTATGCTTCCTGTGAAGAGAACTCCATTAGATAAGCTTTGATAAAACCATCAATTTTGCCATCCATCACACCGTTCACATCGGAAGTCTGGTAGTTGGTACGGTGATCTTTCACACGACGGTCATCAAAAACATAACTTCGAATCTGGGAGCCCCATTCGATTTTCTTCTTACCGGCTTCCACTTTCGCCTGTTCTGCCATCCGATGCTGCAATTCCTTATCATATAAGATAGAACGTAATTGACGCATCGCATTCTCACGGTTCTTCGGTTGGTCACGGGTTTCGGTATTCTCGATCAGAATCTCCTCTTCCTCACCGGTATAAGGGTCTTTGTACTGATAGCGCAAACGGACACCGGATTCCACCTTGTTTAC contains these protein-coding regions:
- a CDS encoding CYTH domain-containing protein, with protein sequence MAQEIERKFLVIGEFKSSAFAQSHIVQGYISSARGRTVRVRIRDDKGYLTIKGASNASGTSRYEWEKELPLSEAEELMKLCEPGIIDKIRYLVRSGRHVFEVDEFYGENEGLIVAEVELESEDEAFVKPHFIGEEVTGDIRYYNSQLMKKPYKTW